A window from Luteibacter flocculans encodes these proteins:
- a CDS encoding LysR family transcriptional regulator → MSPDLFPAIAAFACVARHASFTRAAAELGVSPSALSQTVRTLESRLGARLLDRSTRRVGLTEVGQRFLDEAQPALSGLTVAMAAVTETRDMPSGLLRINLPRAIADILILPHLADFQARYPDVVVELHCDNRFVDLVAAGFDAGFRIGESLGKDVVAHPIGSSQRIATFVAPAYARAHGIPATPADLLHHRCVGIRLEHDRSPMRWDYMLDGRLVEVDTRGCTISNDDSVLLAAALAGVGVSCHFESMVSHHLASGMLIPVLQDYWPTFSPFHVYYPSRMHMPRKLRVFIDFLREKHAPLSR, encoded by the coding sequence ATGTCGCCCGACCTTTTCCCCGCCATTGCCGCTTTTGCGTGCGTCGCCCGGCATGCCAGCTTTACGCGGGCCGCGGCCGAACTCGGGGTTTCCCCCTCGGCGCTGTCACAGACGGTGCGAACGCTGGAATCGCGCCTCGGGGCGCGGCTGCTGGACCGGTCTACACGGCGCGTAGGCCTTACCGAGGTCGGTCAGCGGTTCCTCGACGAAGCGCAGCCGGCGCTGAGCGGACTCACCGTGGCCATGGCCGCAGTCACGGAAACGCGCGATATGCCCTCCGGGCTGCTGCGCATCAACCTGCCTCGTGCCATAGCCGACATTCTGATCCTGCCTCACCTGGCCGACTTCCAGGCGCGCTACCCCGACGTCGTGGTCGAATTGCACTGCGACAACCGTTTCGTGGATCTGGTCGCGGCCGGCTTCGATGCCGGCTTCCGCATCGGCGAATCGTTGGGCAAGGACGTGGTGGCGCACCCGATCGGAAGCTCGCAACGTATCGCCACGTTCGTCGCGCCCGCTTATGCGCGAGCCCATGGCATACCCGCCACGCCTGCCGACCTGTTGCACCATCGCTGCGTGGGCATACGCCTGGAGCACGACCGCAGTCCGATGCGCTGGGACTACATGCTCGACGGCAGGCTCGTGGAAGTGGACACCCGAGGCTGCACCATCAGCAATGACGACAGCGTGCTCCTTGCCGCCGCCCTCGCAGGCGTCGGCGTGTCATGCCATTTCGAAAGCATGGTGTCTCATCACCTGGCATCCGGCATGCTGATTCCGGTATTGCAGGACTACTGGCCGACCTTCAGCCCCTTCCATGTGTATTACCCCAGTCGCATGCACATGCCGCGCAAGCTGCGGGTATTCATCGACTTCCTGCGTGAGAAGCACGCACCGCTCAGTCGCTGA
- a CDS encoding MFS transporter, translating to MPPLDFFIVNVALPAIRTDLKASSDVAQLVVSVYATAYAVTLILGGRLGDLYGRKRAFVGGMLGFAAASALCGWAPSPAVLVVGRLLQGVSAAVMAPQSLASIHALFPTAEKNRALSLYGATFGLASVGGQLLGGVLVSANVLGLGWRSVFLINLPIIVVAVPAALILLRESRGERSAKLDVPGALLLATGLLALVIPLIEGREQHWPWWCVALLMVSAPLLVSFWRFERRQEQRGNTPLVYPSLLRAPGLQRSLTATFFFYWLAPFFLIFAVYEQVGLGHNALATGFAILPLGVGFLLGPLCSPRLAMRMGTRTAALGMLCEVLGALIACILALTHAPAWLPAPLFLIGLGQGIALPALVRLNVDQVDPRWAGLAAGLVSATLQISAAVSTALVGGLFFTLAPDGSGARLAQAGFAFATLVIGAALALAAALSWRQAQSHA from the coding sequence TTGCCGCCGCTGGATTTCTTCATCGTCAACGTGGCGTTGCCAGCGATACGCACGGATCTCAAAGCCTCGTCGGATGTCGCTCAACTGGTGGTCTCGGTCTATGCGACCGCGTACGCCGTGACGCTCATTCTGGGCGGCCGGCTCGGCGATCTGTATGGGCGCAAGCGCGCCTTCGTGGGTGGCATGCTCGGTTTTGCCGCCGCGTCCGCATTGTGCGGCTGGGCGCCCTCGCCCGCCGTGCTGGTTGTCGGGCGATTGCTCCAGGGTGTTTCTGCTGCCGTCATGGCGCCGCAGTCTCTGGCGTCCATCCATGCTCTCTTCCCCACTGCGGAGAAAAACCGCGCTCTGAGTCTGTACGGCGCTACGTTTGGTCTGGCGTCGGTGGGCGGGCAATTGCTGGGTGGTGTTCTGGTGTCCGCCAATGTCCTTGGCCTGGGCTGGCGCAGCGTGTTCCTGATCAACCTGCCTATCATCGTGGTGGCCGTGCCGGCAGCATTGATCCTGCTTCGCGAAAGCCGAGGCGAACGATCCGCCAAACTCGATGTGCCGGGTGCGTTGCTGCTGGCAACTGGGCTGCTGGCCCTGGTGATCCCCCTCATCGAGGGACGAGAGCAGCATTGGCCGTGGTGGTGTGTGGCGTTGCTGATGGTGAGCGCGCCGCTGCTCGTGTCGTTCTGGCGCTTCGAGAGGCGCCAGGAACAGCGGGGCAATACACCGCTGGTGTATCCCTCGCTGTTGAGAGCTCCCGGGCTGCAGCGAAGCCTGACAGCAACGTTTTTCTTCTACTGGCTCGCCCCGTTCTTTCTGATTTTCGCCGTCTACGAGCAGGTTGGCTTGGGGCACAACGCGCTGGCTACCGGATTCGCCATCTTGCCGCTGGGTGTGGGGTTCCTGCTCGGGCCACTGTGCAGTCCGCGACTGGCCATGCGCATGGGTACACGCACGGCCGCGCTCGGCATGCTGTGTGAGGTACTGGGCGCGCTTATCGCGTGCATCCTTGCACTGACGCACGCGCCCGCGTGGCTTCCCGCGCCGCTCTTCCTGATCGGACTAGGGCAAGGTATCGCCCTGCCGGCCCTGGTCCGCTTGAACGTGGATCAGGTCGATCCACGCTGGGCTGGCCTCGCCGCCGGGTTGGTCAGCGCCACGCTGCAGATCAGCGCCGCCGTGTCGACTGCACTGGTAGGCGGCCTGTTCTTCACCCTGGCGCCCGACGGCAGTGGTGCAAGGCTCGCCCAGGCGGGTTTCGCCTTTGCCACATTGGTGATTGGCGCAGCGTTGGCCCTTGCCGCGGCACTCAGCTGGCGACAAGCACAAAGTCACGCCTGA
- a CDS encoding glucose 1-dehydrogenase, which yields MNKRFEGKIVAITGGSEGIGLATAKAFIAEGARVYITGRRQDRLDAAVAELGEAAVGIQGDVANLGDLDRLYDRIRQDHGKLDVLFANAGTADSDSLPLDDITEQDFERIFGVNVRGLLFSVQKALPLLGAGSAVVLNGSVAGSKGFPGQSLYNATKAAVRSFARSWTADLKERGIRVNVVAPGGTETQLMRGYLDTRPGAEEMFNQLIPLGRMGRTEEVADAVLFLASSQGSYIAGAELVVDGGLVAV from the coding sequence ATGAACAAGCGTTTCGAAGGCAAGATCGTGGCCATTACGGGCGGCAGCGAAGGCATCGGCCTCGCCACGGCAAAGGCGTTCATTGCAGAAGGCGCGCGCGTGTACATTACCGGGCGCCGGCAGGACCGGCTGGACGCAGCGGTGGCGGAACTCGGCGAGGCCGCCGTGGGCATCCAGGGCGACGTGGCGAACTTGGGCGACCTGGACCGCCTCTACGACCGCATCCGCCAGGACCACGGCAAGCTGGACGTACTCTTCGCTAATGCCGGTACGGCGGACTCCGATTCCCTCCCCTTGGACGACATCACCGAACAGGACTTCGAGCGGATCTTCGGCGTGAACGTCCGCGGCCTGCTTTTCAGCGTTCAGAAGGCGCTGCCGCTGCTCGGTGCAGGTAGTGCCGTGGTCCTTAACGGATCCGTCGCCGGCAGCAAGGGTTTTCCGGGGCAGTCGCTCTACAACGCCACCAAGGCGGCGGTGCGCTCGTTCGCTCGCAGTTGGACCGCCGACCTGAAAGAGCGCGGCATCCGCGTCAACGTCGTCGCACCCGGCGGCACGGAAACACAGCTGATGCGCGGCTACCTCGATACGCGTCCGGGCGCCGAGGAAATGTTCAATCAGCTCATCCCGCTCGGTCGCATGGGCCGCACGGAAGAAGTCGCCGACGCGGTGCTCTTCCTCGCGTCGAGCCAGGGCAGCTACATCGCAGGTGCCGAACTCGTCGTCGACGGCGGCCTCGTCGCGGTCTGA
- a CDS encoding polysaccharide deacetylase family protein, producing MISIQLTFDDGPGPSTARLLDVLQHARFTATFFVLGKHAQVQPALLRRMAEDGHVIGNHTWSHARDGELSDQRLKDDIAATDRLIREAFEKAGVASPERIPLRLPYGAQEGDTRLRVLASLGRSHVGWTSLFDDWVRPAPNVDRLVGAMRAHMADQIHRNEDAVLCLHDASPTAEEREATVDAVERWLSLRVY from the coding sequence ATGATCTCCATCCAACTGACATTCGACGACGGCCCCGGACCCTCGACCGCTCGCCTCTTGGATGTGCTGCAGCACGCGCGCTTCACAGCGACCTTCTTCGTCCTTGGAAAACACGCGCAGGTGCAGCCTGCACTCCTGCGACGCATGGCTGAAGACGGTCACGTGATCGGTAATCACACCTGGTCGCATGCGCGTGATGGTGAACTAAGCGATCAAAGACTCAAGGACGATATCGCTGCGACCGATCGCCTTATTCGTGAGGCTTTCGAGAAGGCCGGTGTCGCTTCGCCAGAGCGCATCCCTCTACGGCTGCCGTACGGTGCGCAAGAGGGCGACACCCGCTTGCGCGTGCTCGCATCCCTCGGTCGATCGCATGTGGGATGGACATCGCTCTTCGACGACTGGGTAAGACCCGCTCCGAACGTAGACCGCCTCGTTGGGGCCATGCGTGCGCATATGGCCGATCAGATTCACCGCAATGAAGATGCCGTGCTCTGCCTGCATGATGCTTCCCCGACTGCCGAGGAACGCGAAGCCACCGTCGACGCCGTCGAGCGCTGGCTCTCATTGAGAGTGTACTGA
- a CDS encoding TetR/AcrR family transcriptional regulator: MAVMGRPRTFDRDKAIDEALQLFWQNGFEATSLSQLKAAMGGGISAPSFYAAFGSKEALFQECVQRYLETYAQVTECLWDTDMAPRDAIEAALRQSARMQYERGHPKGCMVGLGVMSAPSDAHASVSVGLTRSRSRTRKGFIACVQRGIDRGDLDASIEAQGLAAVFDAFLMGLSVLARDGVRLSTVEAGISHVMLAWDAAARSQRGAARAGKA, from the coding sequence ATGGCCGTCATGGGCCGCCCGCGAACGTTCGACCGCGACAAGGCAATCGATGAGGCCTTGCAGCTGTTCTGGCAGAACGGCTTCGAAGCCACATCGTTGAGCCAGCTCAAGGCAGCGATGGGTGGCGGGATTTCTGCCCCGAGCTTCTATGCGGCATTCGGCTCCAAGGAAGCGCTGTTTCAGGAGTGCGTGCAGCGCTACCTGGAAACGTACGCGCAGGTGACCGAGTGCTTGTGGGACACCGACATGGCGCCAAGAGACGCCATTGAAGCCGCCTTGCGTCAGTCCGCCCGCATGCAATACGAGCGCGGCCATCCGAAAGGCTGCATGGTCGGGCTGGGCGTCATGAGCGCACCTTCCGATGCGCATGCATCGGTCAGTGTCGGGCTGACGCGCTCGCGCTCGCGCACCCGCAAGGGATTCATTGCCTGTGTACAACGCGGTATCGACCGTGGCGATCTCGACGCCAGCATCGAGGCCCAAGGGCTGGCTGCCGTCTTCGACGCCTTCCTGATGGGGTTGTCGGTGCTCGCCCGAGACGGTGTTCGCCTGAGCACCGTGGAAGCCGGTATCTCTCACGTCATGCTGGCCTGGGATGCGGCGGCGCGCTCGCAACGCGGAGCCGCGCGCGCGGGAAAGGCATGA
- a CDS encoding retropepsin-like aspartic protease, whose protein sequence is MKTRSLQHVLVMLACAGMPCAMASQTDPVTRTETAFDAWRMDEVSTLLPTLPDTAEGDYMRGLVANRMNDVEASKRFLRRALPALERQHSPRAANALLTLSDDYQKTSSYADQAAVLREAAKHHAKDIGPDAMRGVEDVIALSSALSGSPPQAVSFSGASRLPIRRNPLGTLDVDAVANGIGGSWMLDSGANYSVVSESFAKRLGLSVKGAAGGIGSSTGASVQSKVAIVKEIHLGSATLHNVAVLVVADDQLHIKLPNKEHQITAAFGFPVFQALGRIRFHGDTAISIGPAPIPLDGGVPIYMDGLTPVVLGFTVGERVPLVLDTGASSTSLSSAYWMKVKDRANNWPRSQQPSAGLGGAQRFDVVTQPEWKLILGTDETTLKNVRIETVSRSGPGGPPMFGTVGQDAWANAAGFTVDFQSMRFRIDRN, encoded by the coding sequence TTGAAGACACGTTCTCTCCAGCATGTGCTGGTCATGCTCGCTTGTGCAGGCATGCCATGCGCCATGGCAAGCCAGACCGATCCCGTGACGCGGACCGAGACGGCATTCGACGCGTGGCGCATGGATGAAGTGAGCACACTCCTACCGACGCTTCCGGATACGGCAGAAGGCGATTACATGCGGGGCCTCGTCGCCAACCGCATGAACGATGTCGAAGCGTCGAAGCGCTTCCTTCGCCGTGCGCTTCCCGCATTGGAGCGACAGCATTCGCCGCGAGCGGCCAATGCCTTGTTGACCCTTTCCGACGATTACCAGAAGACCTCGTCGTATGCGGATCAGGCTGCGGTGCTACGCGAAGCGGCGAAGCATCATGCGAAAGACATAGGTCCCGATGCCATGCGAGGCGTAGAGGATGTCATTGCCCTTTCGAGCGCCCTCAGCGGTTCACCGCCCCAAGCCGTAAGTTTTTCGGGGGCGTCGCGCCTGCCTATCCGGCGCAATCCTCTCGGCACGCTGGATGTCGACGCGGTGGCGAACGGCATCGGCGGATCGTGGATGTTGGACTCCGGCGCCAATTACTCAGTCGTCAGCGAGAGTTTTGCCAAACGCCTGGGACTCTCGGTCAAGGGGGCAGCGGGTGGCATCGGCTCCAGCACCGGGGCGTCGGTCCAGAGCAAGGTCGCGATCGTCAAGGAAATTCATCTGGGTAGTGCCACGCTCCACAACGTTGCTGTACTGGTGGTCGCCGACGACCAGTTGCATATCAAGCTGCCGAACAAGGAACACCAGATCACGGCAGCATTCGGTTTCCCCGTCTTCCAGGCACTCGGCCGAATCCGTTTTCATGGGGATACCGCCATCTCGATCGGGCCCGCGCCCATCCCTCTCGACGGTGGCGTCCCCATCTACATGGACGGTCTGACGCCGGTTGTCTTGGGTTTCACTGTGGGAGAGAGAGTGCCCCTTGTACTGGACACGGGTGCCAGCTCCACCAGCCTGTCCTCGGCATATTGGATGAAGGTCAAGGATCGCGCGAACAACTGGCCACGTTCGCAGCAGCCTTCGGCAGGCCTGGGCGGCGCGCAGCGTTTCGACGTGGTCACCCAACCCGAGTGGAAGCTCATCCTCGGCACGGACGAAACGACGCTCAAGAACGTGCGCATCGAAACGGTGAGCCGATCAGGCCCAGGCGGACCGCCCATGTTCGGCACGGTCGGTCAGGACGCCTGGGCGAATGCGGCGGGGTTCACTGTGGATTTCCAATCCATGCGCTTCCGCATCGACCGGAATTGA
- a CDS encoding phosphotransferase enzyme family protein — protein MDSVMDDAAVALLSTAWGLGDVSPKPLPAGHTNSSYLVPTEQGPCIVRVSWPGKTAEQVHRERQAIRQVRGKQGDIAVPTVIPTREGNDVVRTDEGRWLHVFERIDGLPGLPQDPDRATTHAMHALARLHAALAPLPCPSADPLAWLWQRYERIRAHPAPLLPAIPNAHYDLMLDRAHAWLTAAMTWVRGPIQWLHGDFHAGNLLFIDHRVCGIVDFDEVGQGASWLEAAFAAFALSRDAERDDGFHFDDRRWHQAVLAYAEMIPGADATWWVRYREALMNLFCLDQVLIHIHAAQRRLWQPGPGMGFLGCWRALRRQYTLNESQRSTASTVASRSSAVGEASCRQSTASSLR, from the coding sequence ATGGACAGCGTGATGGACGACGCGGCAGTAGCGCTGCTAAGTACCGCGTGGGGGCTTGGCGACGTAAGTCCGAAGCCCTTGCCTGCCGGCCATACTAACAGTTCGTACCTCGTCCCCACCGAACAGGGCCCGTGTATCGTTCGCGTCTCCTGGCCAGGAAAGACGGCTGAGCAGGTCCATAGAGAGCGGCAGGCGATCCGACAGGTACGCGGAAAGCAGGGTGATATCGCGGTGCCTACGGTCATCCCTACCCGGGAGGGAAATGACGTCGTCAGGACCGACGAAGGACGTTGGCTGCATGTGTTCGAACGTATCGATGGGCTACCGGGATTGCCGCAGGATCCAGATCGTGCGACGACACACGCGATGCACGCTCTGGCGAGACTGCATGCCGCACTGGCACCCCTCCCGTGCCCGAGTGCCGATCCGCTGGCATGGCTATGGCAGCGCTACGAACGCATTCGGGCACACCCCGCTCCGCTGCTGCCGGCGATCCCGAATGCGCATTACGATTTGATGCTCGACCGTGCACACGCATGGCTGACGGCAGCCATGACATGGGTGCGCGGGCCGATACAGTGGCTACACGGCGACTTCCATGCCGGCAACCTTCTCTTTATCGACCATCGGGTTTGCGGGATCGTGGACTTCGACGAGGTGGGCCAAGGGGCCTCCTGGCTCGAAGCGGCCTTCGCTGCATTCGCTCTCTCACGCGATGCCGAGCGAGATGACGGTTTTCACTTTGATGATCGGCGGTGGCATCAAGCGGTGTTGGCTTATGCTGAAATGATTCCCGGTGCTGACGCAACCTGGTGGGTGCGCTACCGAGAGGCGCTCATGAATCTGTTCTGCCTCGACCAGGTGCTGATCCATATCCACGCGGCACAACGTCGGCTCTGGCAGCCCGGCCCGGGCATGGGGTTTCTCGGTTGCTGGCGAGCCCTGCGTCGTCAGTACACTCTCAATGAGAGCCAGCGCTCGACGGCGTCGACGGTGGCTTCGCGTTCCTCGGCAGTCGGGGAAGCATCATGCAGGCAGAGCACGGCATCTTCATTGCGGTGA
- a CDS encoding aldo/keto reductase, protein MSKQLNDYVTLGRSGLRVSPVSIGTMTFGKDWGWGATEEDARRMLDIYMERGGNFIDTANFYTGGTSERLLGEFLQGRRDRAVVATKYSLNVDPSNINAGGNHRRNMVRAVEESLKRLGTDYIDLYYLHVWDATTPVEEIMRAFDDLVSAGKIVYAGISDTPAWQVSRMQMLADLRGWSPFVALQIEHSLVERTVEHDLIPMAHELGLGVVAWSPLANGVLSGKYTRADIEAHKGADMFTGGRAAVAAGVGSLSERNLDIVDVVKAIASDVGHSPAQVSLAWLLAKSAPSVIPILGARTAAQFEENLDALSVALSPEQIARLDQASDIPSPFPHRFLPLVQAQVLGEARLSVTR, encoded by the coding sequence ATGAGCAAGCAACTCAACGACTACGTGACCCTGGGCCGCTCGGGCCTGCGCGTGAGTCCCGTATCCATCGGCACGATGACCTTCGGCAAGGACTGGGGCTGGGGCGCCACCGAAGAGGACGCCCGGCGCATGCTCGACATTTACATGGAGCGCGGCGGCAACTTTATCGATACCGCCAACTTCTACACCGGCGGCACTTCGGAGCGCCTGCTGGGCGAGTTCCTCCAGGGGCGCCGCGACCGTGCCGTCGTCGCGACCAAGTACTCGCTCAATGTGGATCCCTCCAACATCAATGCGGGCGGTAACCATCGGCGCAACATGGTGCGCGCTGTGGAAGAAAGCCTGAAGCGCCTCGGCACCGACTACATCGATCTCTATTACCTGCACGTGTGGGATGCCACGACCCCGGTCGAAGAGATCATGCGCGCTTTCGACGACCTGGTGAGCGCGGGCAAGATCGTCTACGCAGGCATCTCCGATACCCCCGCGTGGCAGGTGTCGCGCATGCAGATGCTGGCGGACCTGCGCGGCTGGTCGCCCTTCGTTGCGTTGCAGATCGAGCACAGCCTGGTGGAGCGCACGGTCGAGCACGATCTGATTCCCATGGCCCATGAGCTGGGCCTGGGCGTGGTGGCGTGGTCGCCGTTGGCGAATGGCGTGCTTTCCGGCAAGTACACGCGTGCGGACATCGAGGCGCACAAGGGCGCCGACATGTTTACCGGTGGTCGTGCTGCCGTGGCTGCTGGCGTCGGCTCGCTGAGCGAGCGCAATCTCGACATCGTGGACGTGGTCAAGGCCATCGCCTCCGACGTGGGACACTCGCCGGCACAGGTTTCGCTGGCGTGGCTGCTTGCGAAGTCCGCGCCGTCTGTCATTCCCATCCTCGGCGCGCGCACCGCGGCCCAGTTCGAGGAAAACCTGGACGCGCTGTCGGTAGCGCTGTCGCCCGAGCAGATCGCCCGACTCGATCAGGCCAGCGATATTCCGTCGCCGTTCCCGCATCGTTTCCTGCCGCTCGTGCAGGCGCAGGTGCTGGGGGAAGCGCGGTTGAGCGTCACGCGGTAA
- a CDS encoding TetR/AcrR family transcriptional regulator: MTETFQTIDETPLRADAARNRERILAAADEVFSERGADASLEDVAKRAKVGIGTLYRRFPTRESLLGALCDERLLALAANSRTRDDAMDPGTSLRAFMVELATHASHYQGLAVQLGTVLKSHTVGCNAGREEGQRLLQRAQKAKAVAKNVSFDDLLCVITAISLAVEQGGPAKSRVKHLVDLFLDGIRVR, encoded by the coding sequence ATGACCGAAACATTTCAGACGATCGACGAGACGCCGCTGCGCGCCGATGCGGCGCGCAATCGCGAGCGCATCCTCGCGGCGGCGGATGAGGTGTTCTCTGAACGCGGTGCCGACGCGTCCCTTGAAGACGTCGCGAAACGCGCGAAGGTCGGTATCGGCACGCTCTACCGTCGATTCCCGACGCGCGAGTCACTGCTAGGAGCGCTCTGCGACGAACGCCTGCTCGCGCTCGCCGCCAACAGCCGCACCCGCGACGACGCGATGGACCCCGGCACGTCACTCCGTGCCTTCATGGTCGAACTCGCCACGCATGCCAGCCATTACCAAGGACTGGCCGTGCAGCTCGGGACGGTGCTCAAGAGCCACACCGTCGGATGCAATGCAGGACGCGAGGAAGGGCAGCGCCTGCTGCAGCGCGCGCAGAAAGCCAAGGCCGTGGCGAAAAACGTTTCATTCGACGATCTGCTCTGCGTCATCACGGCGATCTCCCTGGCGGTGGAGCAGGGTGGTCCGGCGAAGTCACGAGTCAAGCACCTGGTCGATTTGTTTCTCGATGGAATCAGGGTGCGTTGA
- a CDS encoding DsbA family oxidoreductase, translated as MLQIDLYTDISCPWCFVGIHRLDKVLHEHFSGVPVNIRHHPVLLVPDAPAAGVYIPDLLRARYGVTDPKTAFARPEGEARASGFELDLSRQLWMYPTQPAHALIHAAGERGTQHPLAVAITDTYFLDARNTGDADVLADVAVHHGFDREEARAIALDPAAHRKVEANVARASAAGIRSVPHFDFGGSVAITGGRSEVELAAAIREAMHRGG; from the coding sequence ATGCTTCAGATCGACCTCTATACGGACATCTCCTGTCCGTGGTGTTTCGTCGGCATCCATCGGCTCGATAAGGTGCTGCATGAGCACTTCAGCGGTGTTCCCGTGAATATCCGCCATCATCCGGTCCTGCTGGTACCGGATGCTCCCGCTGCGGGGGTCTACATCCCTGACCTGCTTCGTGCGCGCTATGGTGTGACCGATCCCAAGACAGCCTTTGCGCGCCCCGAGGGCGAGGCACGCGCGTCCGGCTTCGAACTCGACCTCAGCCGTCAACTGTGGATGTACCCGACCCAGCCGGCGCACGCACTCATCCACGCCGCGGGTGAGCGCGGAACCCAGCACCCACTCGCTGTCGCGATTACCGACACCTATTTCCTCGATGCGCGCAACACCGGAGATGCCGATGTTCTCGCGGACGTCGCGGTTCACCATGGCTTCGACCGGGAGGAAGCCCGTGCCATCGCGCTCGACCCGGCGGCGCATAGGAAGGTCGAAGCGAACGTTGCCCGGGCATCGGCTGCGGGCATCCGTTCGGTACCTCACTTCGACTTTGGAGGTAGCGTCGCGATCACGGGTGGTCGAAGCGAGGTCGAGTTGGCAGCGGCCATTCGCGAGGCCATGCATCGCGGCGGCTAG